The genomic stretch ATAGATGTTTCCGCAATAAACTTTCTGAATAAAGACAGCGCTCGCGCCGCGCTTCTGCAAAAGGTCCGAAGTCCGGAGTCCGGAGTCCGAAACATCGGTCATCGGTCAGCGGTCATCGGTCAGGAACACTGGATTGGCTCCATCGGCCGCCTTGTCGTTGAAAAAAACTACCAAACCCTTATTGACGCCGCCGCACTTGTCAAAGGTCAATTGTCAATTGTCAATTGTCAATTTTTTATCATCGGCGAAGGATACGAACGCGCTATGCTGGAGAAAAAAATCGCCGACCTCGGCCTACAGAACAATGTCTTCCTTCTCGGCGCACTCCCAAACGCCGAACAATACTTGAAAGCATTTGACGTGTTTGTGATGCCATCAATCAAAGAAGGGCTCCCCTACACCCTACTCGAAGCAATGGCCGCGAGAATTCCAATCATTGCCACAAAAACCGGCGGCATGCCGGAAATACTTGAACCGACCCGCGCCGATGGGGGGGCAAGCAACGGCCTTGTCGTTCCACCCCGCGATGCCACAATGCTCGCAGAAGCAATCAAAAAGCTCCTCGCCAATACATCGCTCCAACAAACATTCGGAACAAACGCCCAAGCATACGCGCAGAAAGAGCTCACGCTCGAACGTATGACGAAGGAAACAACAGGGATTTACAAAAGCATGTATGGGCGACTATAAACTCCGCGCTTATCCGCGTTGCTATCCGCGTCTTTCCGCTTCTATAGCAAAGTACCCAATCGTCTTCTCCAATCCCTCCTCCAACTTCACTTTCGGCTCCCACCGCAACACCTTCTTCGCGAGCGCAATGTCGGGTTTACGCTTTTTCGGATCATCCTCCGGCAACGGCTTCTTCGCAATTTTTGACTTGGACTTCGTCATCGCAATCACTTTTTTTGCGAGTTGAAGCACGGTAAACTCTCTCGGATTCCCAAGATTCACGGGGCCCGTGAAGTTCTCGGCATTCATCAGCCGCACCAAACCTTCCACTAGATCATCAACGTAGCAAAACGACCGCGTTTGCGAACCGTCGCCGTAAATGGTGATATCATCCCCCGCTAGCGCTTGTACGATAAAATTGGAAACCACGCGCCCGTCGTTTGCGGCCATGCGCGGACCATAGGTATTGAAAATGCGCGCCACCCGAATTTCCAGCCCATGTGAACGGTGATAGTCAAAGCACAACGTTTCCGCGACGCGCTTGCCTTCGTCGTAGCACGCGCGGGGCCCGATGGGGTTCACGTTTCCCCGATACGATTCTTTTTGCGGATGCTCCAGCGGATCGCCGTACACCTCCGAAGTTGACGCCTGCAAAGTCCGACTCCCATGCTTCTTCGCCAACCCCAACACGTTAATCATGCCGATGGTGTTCGCCTTGATGGTGCGAATGGCATTTGATTGATAGTGAATCGGCGATGCCGGGCACGCGAGATTATACACCTGACGCACCGGCTCCTCAATAAAGAGCGGCTCAATAATATCATGCTTGATGAATACAAAGTTTTTATTCGCTCGCAGATGTGCAATATTTTTTTCGCTTCCGGTGAACAGATTATCCACGCAAATAACGCGGTTGCCCTCGCTAAGCAATCGCTCGCATAAGTGGCTTCCGATAAACCCTGCACCACCCGTAACAAGTATTTTCTTTTCTTTTTTTGTCGCCATCAACATGTTTATGAACACAAGTATGACCTCATACGTGGTGCGGGGTAAATCCGGCCCCACCGGTCACAAGAATTGTTTTTAACTTAGACATAAACGCTATATATCAAATGTACCAAAATGTTCTCGGATGTGCTTATCCGGCACGCCATCATAAAAGTTGCGAAGTTTTTGCTTGATGTCGGAAAAATCTTTGCCAACAACAAACGACGATTGATTAATGAATTGCACAAGGTCGTCCAGAAATTTACTAACATTCTCACCGCGTCCCCAGCCCAAGTCGCCACCCACCTCTCCGGAAACATCAACAATTTCGGCATCCAAATCAACGAGATGAAGACACTTCTCGCTCTCACCCGCTTTTGTGCCGTACACATATTGATCAATCTTCGCGATATCCCAAAAAAACGCATCGCCGCTTTCATACTTTGCTTGGATATAATCAATAAGCGAAGAAAAAAGTTTATGTAACGCCTCATACAAGTGCCACCGCTCTTCGCCCTCAACTTGGGCATGTAACGGATCACGCCCCTCAATCCGGTCCGCGACAACAAAAAATGACGGCTCGCCTTTTTCGTTCTTGCCAACAGCAAAATCCGCAGAAAAATCAATGCCGTACTTCATTTTTAACTCATCAAAAAGATGTTTTGCATCGGAGATAGGGTCTTTGCTGTCATACGCGAGCGCGAGTTCTTTGAGCGTCACCGAGCGGACAATCTTGTCCTTACGCGCCCCGAATTCACGCAGCGGCTCCCTGTCATCCTCCCCTCGCCATTCAGGCGAAATATCCGACGTTCTCAGCGGCTCGCGGAACGGCGATTCTTTGTGTGGTTGTTCAAATTTTTCGGGCATATTGAAAGTATAAACTAACCCTCAAACTTATACACTCGGAAAGCCTCAATTCCCGCACGGGTTTGAATGCTCGCGGCGACCGGCACACTGTTACGCCGCAAATCCTCCTCAAACACATCGGCGGCTTTTTTGTTTTCCTTGAACGGATTGAGTTCCGTCGCAGGAGTGCTCGCGATAAAGTAAACCGTAAATCCATTAAAGTAGTCACTACCCTGTGTTTGAACAACATCTAAAAAGTTCTCCACATAAAGCGTAGGTGTTACGTGATAGAAAAATCGCCGATAGAAAATCCATTCAAGCGTTCCTAATGCAACGTTGTCGTTGTAGATGATAAGTGTTTTTTGTGGCTCAAGTGTTTTCGGTACGCGCTCCGCGAATGTCTGAATAACATCATTCAAGTGGCGATTAGTGGACTCCGGTATTGCCGCCGAACGCGTACCGCGAAGCTCCGCGGTAAGGTATCGATCAAGCGCGGCAATGCCGTAATCTTCGCCCTCGAAAAAATTAATGCGCACGGTGCGCGTGAACTCAAGAAGCAAAAGCCCAATAACGAGCACCCGGCAAGCAACGCGATACCGCGGTTGCGCAAGAAACCACGCAAGTGATAACGCGCCGAGTACGGCGAAGGGAAACGCATACAGCGTCAAGAAGCGCGCCGCCGAGCCGATAATAAGCAGCAGCAGCGTCGCGAACGCAATATATAATCCGATAAATATTATGACCGAGGAACGCCTCAATTCGCGACGCACGAGCATCGTCACTGCGCCAAGAACAGCAAGAATGGGCGTCATCCAACCAACATACGCCGGAAGATTTTTCCCGATATCGCGGAACGGCGCTTGTACCTTTCCCAAGAGACCGGTCCATTCCGGCGTCGCCTGCCCCAACGCATAAGCGATCTGCAAATCAAAATGCCCGCGCGCGCGGTAGAGCTCAATGTTATAAATAATAACCGGAGAAAAAATGATCAGTGCGAGGAACACCGCGGCATACACTCGCCAATCACGAAAGACATCGCGCCGTCCGATCAAAAGATAGACAAGAAACACCGGCGCAAGAAACACCGCGGTGTACTTAACAAGAAGCGCGATGGCGAGCGATGCTCCGAACGCCCACCAATACCTTGGCGCATCCAAAAATTTCAAAAAACAATAAACGGCCAAAAGCGTCGCTCCGAATGTCGCGCCGTCTAAAATTGCGGTGCGGGAAATACTGACCGCGGGGTTTCCGATGGCAAGAAGTGCGGCGGTGATAAGCGCGAGGGTTTCCAAGGAATCATCACTTGCCAATCTGCGAAATATTCGCCGGACAATCGCATAAAGCAATAGAATAGAAAAAATCCCCCACAACGCCGATGGCAGCCGCGCGACAAACAGCGAATCTCCGAATGCGCGGAAAAAAACGTGGCTCACCAAAAACGCGAACGGCGGCGCGTCGTGAAACGAGAGACGAGTCCACCGCGGCAAGTCGGCATTCTCATACCACTCCACGGGCTGG from bacterium encodes the following:
- a CDS encoding SDR family oxidoreductase, encoding MATKKEKKILVTGGAGFIGSHLCERLLSEGNRVICVDNLFTGSEKNIAHLRANKNFVFIKHDIIEPLFIEEPVRQVYNLACPASPIHYQSNAIRTIKANTIGMINVLGLAKKHGSRTLQASTSEVYGDPLEHPQKESYRGNVNPIGPRACYDEGKRVAETLCFDYHRSHGLEIRVARIFNTYGPRMAANDGRVVSNFIVQALAGDDITIYGDGSQTRSFCYVDDLVEGLVRLMNAENFTGPVNLGNPREFTVLQLAKKVIAMTKSKSKIAKKPLPEDDPKKRKPDIALAKKVLRWEPKVKLEEGLEKTIGYFAIEAERRG
- a CDS encoding glycosyltransferase family 39 protein — protein: MRRYHVAMLCAIVVLGAVLRLWDLGGRDIIGDESVDAFRSIGYLDYLGTSFQTQPVEWYENADLPRWTRLSFHDAPPFAFLVSHVFFRAFGDSLFVARLPSALWGIFSILLLYAIVRRIFRRLASDDSLETLALITAALLAIGNPAVSISRTAILDGATFGATLLAVYCFLKFLDAPRYWWAFGASLAIALLVKYTAVFLAPVFLVYLLIGRRDVFRDWRVYAAVFLALIIFSPVIIYNIELYRARGHFDLQIAYALGQATPEWTGLLGKVQAPFRDIGKNLPAYVGWMTPILAVLGAVTMLVRRELRRSSVIIFIGLYIAFATLLLLIIGSAARFLTLYAFPFAVLGALSLAWFLAQPRYRVACRVLVIGLLLLEFTRTVRINFFEGEDYGIAALDRYLTAELRGTRSAAIPESTNRHLNDVIQTFAERVPKTLEPQKTLIIYNDNVALGTLEWIFYRRFFYHVTPTLYVENFLDVVQTQGSDYFNGFTVYFIASTPATELNPFKENKKAADVFEEDLRRNSVPVAASIQTRAGIEAFRVYKFEG
- a CDS encoding glycosyltransferase, which gives rise to MKILFLVTKSDTGGAQKYVRDLAASLPQEKFQTEIITGGKSGIRFLSNSFRPYFLFLNDIAAVIEIFFCLRKHRPDILHLNSSKAGVVGAIAATIYNVGCRVSGVGCRPIKVIFTAHGWVFNPKNRYSWLRQHCYIFFHKFAALFQDAIINVSAYDRELALRYHIAPAKKLFTIHNGIDVSAINFLNKDSARAALLQKVRSPESGVRNIGHRSAVIGQEHWIGSIGRLVVEKNYQTLIDAAALVKGQLSIVNCQFFIIGEGYERAMLEKKIADLGLQNNVFLLGALPNAEQYLKAFDVFVMPSIKEGLPYTLLEAMAARIPIIATKTGGMPEILEPTRADGGASNGLVVPPRDATMLAEAIKKLLANTSLQQTFGTNAQAYAQKELTLERMTKETTGIYKSMYGRL